One window of Candidatus Ozemobacteraceae bacterium genomic DNA carries:
- a CDS encoding tetratricopeptide repeat protein encodes MKRLGLGLMLAWLSAAAPGVALTLDTLPNYQDAGMRLYVSGTQKLQERDYVGAADDLRQAVRARPDMAEAFHNLGFALEKTGDMKTAAAAYERALALNPNYASALNNLGFLLATLEADAQRAIQLCQRAVELEPDSANFRDSLGWACYKAGRHDEAIRHFQAAIRIDGNFFKSYFNLGLCEFTRKNYAEAGRNFIAALKLNPGYIRAYLPLAECYERTGQNNKAINVYQQALTKTPDGSPVKRHVERKLKQLNNNSRSYYFANVKSIQGSSKLNEFLRRKGKGGRLGDYDAKTEAMESSTSFTPVSATPGADTLAALPRGSEVDFGTSAMASRAPAVQRAAPAPSFRQSAPMRTAELSVNQERSLEKRYALCQSYLDRGLINEAAAELEKIVSVAGDSGIGRQARSLLLKARKELDEKNLESARTHLDMGKDFFRAGKYDMAESEFRKTLELHPENAEAIKDLALLHYNQGRLRDAYEECKRAIALDRGLKEAYIVLGSLYSKKGRVDDAVRTLKRVREVSMKRDAVDDLAERMIASLTAGS; translated from the coding sequence GCGTGGCTGTCGGCAGCGGCGCCCGGCGTCGCGCTCACGCTCGACACGCTGCCCAACTACCAGGATGCCGGGATGCGCCTGTACGTCAGCGGCACGCAGAAACTTCAGGAGCGTGACTACGTCGGTGCCGCCGATGACCTGCGCCAGGCCGTGCGCGCCCGCCCCGACATGGCCGAAGCGTTCCACAACCTCGGCTTCGCGCTCGAGAAGACCGGCGACATGAAAACCGCCGCCGCCGCCTACGAACGGGCGCTGGCGCTCAATCCGAACTACGCCTCGGCCCTGAACAACCTCGGCTTCCTGCTCGCGACGCTCGAAGCCGACGCCCAGCGCGCCATTCAGCTGTGCCAACGGGCCGTCGAACTCGAGCCCGACTCGGCGAACTTCCGCGACTCGCTCGGATGGGCCTGTTACAAAGCCGGCCGCCACGACGAGGCGATCAGGCACTTTCAGGCCGCTATCCGCATCGACGGGAACTTCTTCAAGTCCTATTTCAATCTCGGCCTGTGCGAATTCACCCGGAAAAACTATGCCGAGGCCGGCCGCAACTTCATCGCGGCCCTGAAGCTCAACCCCGGTTACATCCGGGCCTACCTCCCGCTCGCCGAGTGCTACGAACGAACCGGACAGAACAACAAGGCGATCAACGTCTACCAGCAGGCGCTCACCAAGACTCCCGACGGCTCTCCCGTGAAACGGCACGTCGAGCGCAAGCTCAAGCAGCTCAACAACAATAGCAGATCCTATTATTTCGCGAACGTCAAGTCGATCCAGGGAAGTTCGAAGCTGAACGAGTTTCTGCGGCGCAAGGGAAAAGGCGGCCGGCTCGGCGATTACGACGCGAAAACCGAAGCGATGGAGTCCTCGACGTCGTTCACGCCGGTCAGCGCAACCCCCGGTGCCGACACCCTGGCTGCCTTGCCCAGAGGTTCGGAGGTCGATTTCGGGACTTCCGCCATGGCATCCCGGGCCCCCGCGGTCCAGCGGGCCGCTCCTGCGCCGTCTTTCCGACAGAGCGCCCCGATGAGAACCGCAGAGTTGTCCGTGAACCAGGAACGCTCGCTCGAAAAGCGATACGCCCTGTGCCAGTCGTATCTCGACCGCGGCCTGATCAACGAAGCCGCGGCCGAACTCGAAAAAATCGTTTCCGTCGCCGGCGACTCCGGCATCGGTCGCCAGGCGCGAAGTCTGCTTCTGAAAGCGCGGAAGGAACTCGATGAGAAGAATCTCGAGTCCGCCCGGACCCACCTCGACATGGGGAAGGATTTCTTCCGTGCCGGGAAATACGACATGGCAGAGAGCGAGTTTCGTAAGACTCTCGAACTCCATCCCGAAAACGCCGAGGCGATCAAGGACCTCGCCCTCCTTCATTACAACCAGGGCCGCCTGAGGGACGCCTACGAGGAGTGCAAGCGGGCGATCGCTCTCGACCGCGGCCTGAAGGAAGCTTACATCGTGCTTGGTTCCCTGTATTCGAAGAAGGGGCGCGTCGACGATGCGGTCAGAACGCTGAAGCGCGTTCGCGAGGTTTCGATGAAGCGCGATGCCGTCGACGATCTCGCCGAGCGGATGATCGCCTCGCTGACGGCCGGTTCCTGA
- a CDS encoding polyphenol oxidase family protein, with product MHLIEDGGVLAAFSERSDGDLGFYRQAPDVAEKAWQALPVVRDRGLSAPFWATQVHGTSVHGVGAGAMPGNQGDGDALMTAERGVAIGVFTADCLPVLIWSDKAVAAVHAGWKGARSDIVGHTIDLLAERFGVAPASLHVAMGPCIGNCCLELGDEVPPSFREADEGYLGFFTRGVRWHLDLRGLNVAQCLRRGVSLGRIRHVNDCTLCLPGTYFSYRGQKGRQGSLFSFVMRS from the coding sequence ATGCACCTCATCGAGGACGGCGGCGTTCTTGCCGCTTTCTCCGAGCGTTCCGACGGAGACCTGGGGTTTTACCGGCAGGCTCCCGATGTCGCGGAAAAGGCCTGGCAGGCGCTTCCGGTCGTTCGCGACCGCGGTCTGTCCGCTCCGTTCTGGGCGACACAGGTTCATGGAACGTCCGTTCACGGCGTGGGCGCCGGGGCGATGCCGGGAAACCAGGGCGACGGGGACGCTCTCATGACCGCCGAACGCGGGGTTGCAATCGGCGTGTTCACGGCCGACTGCCTCCCCGTGCTGATCTGGAGCGATAAAGCCGTGGCGGCCGTTCACGCGGGCTGGAAAGGCGCGCGCAGCGACATCGTGGGGCATACGATCGACCTGCTTGCCGAGCGGTTCGGCGTGGCTCCCGCATCGTTGCATGTCGCGATGGGCCCCTGCATCGGCAATTGCTGTCTCGAACTCGGCGACGAGGTTCCGCCGTCGTTTCGAGAGGCGGATGAGGGCTATCTGGGTTTCTTCACTCGCGGAGTCAGGTGGCATCTGGATCTGCGCGGGTTGAACGTGGCCCAGTGCCTGCGCCGGGGCGTGTCCCTTGGCCGGATCAGGCATGTGAACGACTGCACGCTGTGTCTGCCGGGAACGTATTTTTCCTATCGCGGTCAGAAGGGCCGCCAGGGGAGCCTCTTCTCGTTCGTGATGCGTTCGTAG
- a CDS encoding pyridoxine 5'-phosphate synthase, with translation MIKLGVNIDHVATIRQARLGREPDPVGAAALAELAGADGITVHLREDRRHIQDRDAKILRQTVRTRLNLEMAVNEEIVRFATELKPDMATLVPERRLEVTTEGGLDVAGHFDLVKSAVERLQKVGITVSLFVDPNEAQVEASAKTGATFVELHTGRYADAMSEAEHEGERQKLYDMAARAKKLGLRVNAGHGITYWNVHDLVGMPGLEEFNIGHSIISRAVLVGLGRAVSDMKHAIREAELPDRT, from the coding sequence ATGATAAAGCTTGGAGTCAATATCGATCACGTTGCCACCATCCGCCAGGCGCGGCTGGGGCGTGAACCCGACCCCGTCGGGGCTGCTGCCCTTGCCGAACTGGCGGGCGCGGACGGCATTACGGTTCATCTGCGCGAAGATCGGCGCCACATCCAGGACCGGGACGCGAAAATTCTTCGCCAGACCGTCCGGACGCGACTCAACCTCGAGATGGCCGTGAACGAGGAGATCGTCAGGTTTGCGACGGAACTCAAGCCCGACATGGCGACGCTCGTTCCCGAACGGCGACTGGAAGTGACGACCGAAGGCGGCCTCGACGTGGCCGGACACTTCGACCTCGTGAAATCCGCCGTCGAGCGGCTACAGAAAGTCGGCATCACCGTGAGCCTGTTCGTCGATCCGAACGAGGCGCAGGTCGAGGCGTCGGCGAAAACCGGGGCGACGTTTGTCGAACTCCATACCGGGCGATATGCGGATGCGATGAGCGAAGCCGAACACGAGGGCGAACGACAGAAGCTGTACGACATGGCGGCACGGGCGAAAAAGCTTGGGCTTCGCGTCAACGCCGGTCACGGCATCACCTACTGGAACGTTCATGACCTAGTAGGCATGCCGGGACTCGAGGAGTTCAACATCGGTCACAGCATCATTTCCCGCGCCGTTCTCGTCGGTCTCGGGAGGGCCGTTTCCGACATGAAGCATGCGATTCGCGAGGCGGAGCTTCCTGACCGGACTTGA
- a CDS encoding peptidyl-prolyl cis-trans isomerase yields MSSHDRRFGAFVLFFVALFGFAGSLDAAEPGSVAPVPAAAAPAAGAPGDVLATIGSYTITREEYNREFEQFMNSVNPQVKAHFETADGRKQFLKQLVEITLIEREAEKLGIADRPELKGDIEDAAVNMLSQYYIRGLLDKIDVPAADIEKFYKEHKDQFVDPTKFHLHQISVADEAAAKKLKGDIDGGKSFADIAKASSTDASKDSGGDRGFITLGEVSPVIAQSLATMKENQLSDPVRGDDGNWLLVKYSEKQDGQARPLSDVSSQIKRELTDSKRRETYEARLGEMEKEFKLVVASDGVAVLRQDEMKPADLEKTLCTIGDEAIKVSAIAPDLERIPPFIRPQLLEGDGLNDFVKQFCYRELVKRYVQKNRAELEKQYPEAIRNAKRRVSLDALLKDQVAGKISVTDDEVKGFYEKNLAQFSTPEQSRAHHILVDAEEKAKNIIDQLAKGAKFEDIAGAESKCPSGKEGGDLGFFGKGQMVPEFDEAVNKAEIGKIVGPVKTQFGWHVIRVDERRPAGSRPLEEVKEQIRNQLLPEKQKTALEQYVADLKKAHPIQEFADKL; encoded by the coding sequence ATGTCATCGCATGACAGGCGCTTCGGCGCCTTTGTTCTGTTTTTTGTCGCCCTGTTCGGATTCGCGGGATCTCTCGATGCCGCCGAACCCGGTTCCGTCGCTCCGGTCCCTGCGGCTGCCGCTCCTGCCGCCGGCGCGCCCGGCGATGTCCTCGCCACGATCGGCTCCTACACCATTACCCGCGAAGAATACAACCGCGAGTTCGAGCAGTTCATGAACTCCGTGAATCCGCAGGTCAAGGCCCATTTCGAAACCGCCGACGGACGCAAGCAGTTCCTCAAACAACTGGTCGAGATCACGCTCATCGAGCGAGAAGCCGAGAAACTCGGCATTGCCGATCGGCCCGAGTTGAAGGGGGACATCGAGGACGCCGCCGTCAACATGCTTTCCCAGTATTACATCCGCGGACTTCTCGATAAAATCGATGTTCCGGCCGCCGATATCGAAAAGTTTTACAAAGAACACAAGGATCAGTTCGTCGATCCGACCAAGTTCCATCTGCACCAGATCAGCGTCGCTGATGAAGCGGCTGCGAAGAAGCTGAAAGGCGACATCGACGGCGGCAAGTCGTTCGCCGACATCGCGAAGGCTTCCTCCACCGATGCCTCCAAGGACAGCGGCGGCGATCGCGGCTTCATCACCCTCGGTGAGGTTTCCCCCGTCATCGCCCAGTCTCTCGCGACGATGAAGGAAAACCAGCTTTCCGACCCCGTCCGGGGTGACGACGGCAACTGGCTCCTCGTGAAGTATTCGGAGAAGCAGGACGGCCAGGCCAGGCCGCTGAGCGATGTCTCGAGCCAGATCAAGCGCGAACTCACCGATTCCAAAAGACGTGAAACCTACGAGGCCCGCCTCGGAGAAATGGAAAAGGAATTCAAGCTTGTCGTGGCATCCGATGGCGTGGCGGTCCTTCGTCAGGATGAAATGAAGCCGGCCGACCTCGAGAAGACCCTTTGCACGATCGGCGACGAGGCGATCAAGGTTTCCGCGATAGCTCCCGATCTCGAGCGCATTCCGCCGTTCATCCGCCCCCAACTTCTTGAGGGGGACGGGCTCAACGATTTCGTCAAGCAGTTCTGCTACCGTGAACTCGTGAAACGGTACGTCCAGAAAAACCGTGCCGAGCTTGAAAAACAGTATCCCGAAGCCATTCGGAACGCGAAGCGCCGTGTCTCTCTCGATGCGCTCCTGAAAGATCAGGTTGCCGGCAAGATCAGCGTTACCGATGACGAGGTCAAGGGCTTCTACGAGAAGAACCTCGCGCAGTTCTCAACGCCCGAGCAGTCCCGCGCCCACCACATCCTCGTCGATGCCGAGGAGAAGGCCAAAAACATCATCGATCAGCTTGCGAAGGGCGCAAAGTTCGAAGACATCGCCGGCGCCGAGTCAAAATGCCCGTCTGGCAAGGAAGGCGGAGACCTCGGCTTTTTCGGCAAGGGCCAGATGGTCCCCGAGTTTGACGAGGCCGTGAACAAGGCCGAAATCGGCAAGATCGTCGGGCCGGTCAAGACCCAGTTCGGCTGGCACGTCATCCGCGTCGACGAGCGACGCCCTGCCGGCTCCCGCCCCCTCGAGGAAGTGAAAGAGCAGATCCGTAACCAGTTGCTTCCCGAAAAGCAGAAGACGGCCCTCGAGCAGTATGTCGCCGACCTGAAAAAGGCGCATCCCATCCAGGAATTCGCCGACAAGCTGTAA
- the rny gene encoding ribonuclease Y, translating into MSNAITYVILTVVAGFVGYLISGMMRRRQDEDLLAKAQADGKKILDDAKIAAQTELEQAQKRAREIKEKELLLRKNTEKEAKKRKHELDKIEAQLLGKMEKVDAKADLLEKRSDEFRQREQALEIQRQEIDKLLEAQRRELERVAGLSPEQAREQLLKKVEEDLQYDIAVKIKDAEQRIKETADKKSREVIATAIQRCATDHTVDPIVSVVELPSEEMKGRIIGREGRNIRTFENITGVDVIIDDTPEAVVLSGFDPIKRETARVTLEMLTLDGRIHPAKIEEMYEKAKKEIQLRIKEAGEQAMLALGIPALHPELVEIVGRLNYRTSYGQNVLQHSIEVAHLASNLAAEIGANIPLAKRAGLLHDIGKVIESDEGNHASLGADFARKFQESPKVVNAIGAHHEDQPFESVEAVLVAAADAISASRRGARNESLDAYVKRLENLEAIAKGFDGVSSAYAIQAGREIRIIVNPERVDDGAAPKLCRDITKKIESDLEYPGQVKVVLIREVRTVEVAH; encoded by the coding sequence ATGTCAAATGCCATAACGTATGTCATCTTGACGGTGGTGGCGGGCTTCGTGGGATATCTCATTTCCGGCATGATGCGCCGCCGCCAGGACGAAGATCTTCTGGCGAAAGCGCAGGCGGACGGAAAGAAGATTCTCGACGACGCCAAGATCGCCGCGCAGACCGAACTCGAACAGGCTCAGAAACGGGCCAGGGAAATCAAAGAAAAGGAGCTTCTTCTCCGGAAAAACACCGAAAAGGAAGCGAAAAAGCGCAAGCACGAGCTCGACAAGATCGAGGCCCAGCTTCTCGGCAAGATGGAGAAGGTCGACGCCAAGGCCGATCTGCTCGAGAAGCGCAGCGACGAGTTCCGACAGCGGGAACAGGCGCTCGAAATCCAGCGCCAGGAGATCGACAAGCTGCTCGAGGCCCAGCGCCGCGAACTCGAGCGGGTCGCAGGGCTCAGCCCCGAGCAGGCGCGCGAGCAGTTGCTGAAGAAGGTCGAGGAAGACCTGCAATACGACATCGCCGTCAAGATCAAGGATGCCGAACAACGGATCAAGGAAACGGCCGACAAGAAGTCTCGTGAAGTTATAGCCACTGCTATACAGCGGTGCGCGACCGACCATACCGTTGACCCGATCGTCTCGGTCGTCGAGCTGCCGAGCGAAGAGATGAAAGGCCGCATCATCGGCCGCGAAGGCCGCAACATCCGCACCTTCGAGAACATCACCGGTGTCGACGTCATCATCGACGACACCCCCGAAGCCGTCGTCCTCTCGGGCTTCGACCCGATCAAGCGGGAAACGGCGCGCGTCACTCTCGAGATGCTCACGCTCGACGGCCGCATCCATCCGGCGAAGATCGAGGAGATGTACGAGAAGGCGAAGAAGGAGATCCAGCTCCGGATCAAGGAAGCCGGTGAGCAGGCGATGCTCGCGCTCGGCATTCCCGCCCTGCATCCCGAGTTGGTCGAGATCGTCGGCCGCCTGAACTACCGCACCTCGTACGGCCAGAACGTGCTTCAGCATTCGATCGAAGTGGCGCACCTGGCCAGCAACCTGGCCGCCGAGATCGGCGCGAACATCCCGCTCGCGAAGCGCGCCGGCCTGCTCCACGACATCGGCAAGGTCATCGAGAGCGACGAGGGAAACCACGCCTCGCTCGGAGCCGACTTCGCGCGCAAATTCCAGGAGTCGCCCAAAGTCGTCAATGCGATCGGCGCGCACCACGAGGACCAGCCGTTCGAGTCCGTCGAGGCCGTTCTCGTCGCCGCCGCCGACGCCATCTCGGCCTCCCGCCGCGGCGCCCGGAACGAGTCGCTCGATGCCTACGTCAAGCGGCTCGAGAACCTCGAGGCGATCGCAAAGGGCTTCGACGGCGTCAGCTCGGCATACGCCATCCAGGCCGGCCGCGAAATCCGCATCATCGTCAACCCCGAGCGGGTCGACGACGGTGCGGCGCCCAAACTGTGCCGGGACATCACGAAGAAGATCGAGAGCGATCTCGAATATCCCGGACAGGTCAAAGTGGTCCTCATCCGCGAGGTGCGCACCGTGGAAGTCGCGCACTGA
- a CDS encoding TIGR00282 family metallophosphoesterase: MRVLILGDIYGKPGRRAACELAGILRERWGADWVVANGENATAGAGLSTRHRNGLLAAGIDLLTSGNHIFARPDWADLLKGDGDKVLRPHNLGGDALPGKGWAVLGAGTPLALGIINLAGRVFMEPGECPFRTADRLLGLLPPGIPALVDIHAEATSEKIALGWYLDGRAAAVVGSHTHVQTSDERILPGGTAYITDLGMTGPRDGILGVDRQLVIDRFCRGFSDKFRPALGEVVLEGVVIEIGSDGKAVSIRRLRETGPAATAADDGDG, translated from the coding sequence ATGCGTGTACTTATACTAGGTGATATATATGGGAAGCCGGGGCGCCGCGCCGCATGCGAGCTGGCCGGAATACTGCGGGAACGATGGGGAGCGGACTGGGTCGTCGCGAACGGCGAGAACGCGACGGCAGGCGCCGGCCTTTCCACGCGTCACCGGAACGGCCTTCTGGCGGCCGGGATCGACCTGCTCACGAGCGGCAATCACATCTTCGCCCGGCCCGACTGGGCCGATCTGCTGAAAGGCGACGGCGACAAGGTTCTTCGGCCGCACAACCTGGGAGGCGATGCCTTGCCCGGAAAGGGATGGGCCGTCCTGGGCGCCGGTACGCCGCTGGCTCTGGGCATCATCAATCTTGCGGGGCGCGTGTTCATGGAACCCGGCGAATGCCCGTTCAGGACGGCCGACAGGCTGCTGGGGCTGCTCCCCCCGGGAATACCCGCGCTGGTCGACATTCACGCCGAAGCCACATCCGAGAAAATCGCCCTGGGCTGGTATCTCGACGGTCGGGCGGCGGCCGTCGTCGGGTCGCACACCCACGTCCAGACCTCGGACGAGCGAATCCTGCCCGGCGGCACGGCCTATATCACGGATCTCGGAATGACGGGGCCGCGCGACGGCATACTCGGCGTGGACAGACAACTGGTGATAGACCGGTTCTGCCGGGGATTCAGCGACAAGTTCCGGCCGGCGCTCGGCGAGGTCGTTCTCGAGGGCGTCGTGATCGAGATCGGTTCCGACGGGAAAGCCGTCTCGATCCGCCGGCTGCGCGAAACCGGTCCCGCGGCGACCGCTGCCGATGACGGCGATGGATGA
- a CDS encoding thioredoxin domain-containing protein, which produces MKRFTSGDFDATALDPQSVAVVGFVAGWCRPSMLQAALLEKLAADYAGKATIGTVDVDTDEILADRFEVRTLPGVLLFARGELIEALPGYQPEDFLRACIEQLLQPPEA; this is translated from the coding sequence ATGAAACGTTTTACCTCCGGTGATTTCGACGCAACCGCTCTCGATCCCCAATCCGTGGCCGTCGTCGGCTTCGTCGCCGGCTGGTGCAGGCCGTCCATGCTCCAGGCGGCCCTGCTCGAAAAACTCGCCGCCGACTACGCCGGAAAAGCGACGATCGGAACGGTCGACGTCGACACCGACGAGATCCTCGCAGACCGTTTTGAGGTCCGGACGCTTCCGGGGGTCCTGCTGTTCGCCCGGGGCGAGCTCATCGAAGCGCTTCCCGGCTACCAGCCCGAGGACTTCCTGCGCGCCTGCATCGAGCAACTGCTCCAGCCGCCCGAGGCCTGA
- a CDS encoding endonuclease NucS produces the protein MAEYRKFVTPEEVRTGNLVWDEEHDADLRRVLPASLMFDMVFDGRKVEHLAAAWERRELAIGEPLTKIAAGSEIVLYPASDRGTTVICRVTAPGDAMVVRKRLSMNEHKHRYLKWYAREDELYRRLFPETEPFVIEIGGRRVPGHAPDFEKRQLIIGEAIRLFQPGDNLLVRWSRDNDERVLSISREEIPCSLARDAMMSLRLMVTRLIARPLSEFNEGDVKGLILLLDENKNLWERYSQVKEENEKLKEQISTIESVFEQFTRNTFFSCKRDFEEWVAGHMSLFEKGIRLIHRDYAVIVKEGKKRRIDLLCQDRKGVLVAVEVVFNPSVEDLEETLRLLEWLKGNIASFGNELTGGKMKATSIRGMVVTNREKPELVERCLQNGIKLCVVTSGCVIDVIE, from the coding sequence ATGGCAGAATACAGAAAATTCGTGACCCCCGAGGAAGTCCGCACCGGAAACCTCGTCTGGGATGAAGAGCATGACGCCGATCTGCGCCGGGTTCTGCCGGCGAGTCTGATGTTCGATATGGTGTTCGACGGCCGAAAGGTCGAACACCTTGCGGCCGCCTGGGAACGGCGGGAACTCGCGATCGGAGAGCCGCTGACGAAGATCGCCGCCGGTTCCGAAATCGTCCTGTATCCGGCTTCCGATCGTGGTACCACGGTCATCTGCCGCGTGACGGCGCCCGGCGATGCGATGGTCGTGCGGAAACGCCTCTCGATGAACGAGCACAAACACCGGTATCTGAAATGGTACGCCCGCGAAGACGAATTGTACCGCCGGCTGTTTCCGGAAACCGAGCCGTTCGTCATCGAGATTGGCGGCCGGCGCGTTCCGGGCCATGCCCCCGACTTCGAAAAACGGCAACTGATCATCGGCGAGGCCATCCGTCTGTTCCAGCCGGGCGACAACCTGCTCGTGCGCTGGAGCCGCGATAACGACGAACGGGTGCTGTCGATCAGCAGGGAGGAGATTCCGTGCAGTCTCGCGCGTGACGCGATGATGTCGCTGCGCCTCATGGTCACCCGGTTGATTGCCCGCCCCCTCAGCGAATTCAACGAGGGCGACGTGAAGGGGCTGATCCTTCTGCTCGACGAGAACAAGAACCTGTGGGAGCGTTATTCCCAGGTCAAGGAGGAGAACGAGAAGCTCAAGGAGCAGATCTCGACGATCGAGTCCGTTTTCGAGCAGTTCACGAGGAACACGTTTTTCAGCTGCAAGCGCGATTTCGAGGAGTGGGTCGCCGGCCACATGAGCTTGTTTGAAAAGGGGATCCGGCTGATTCATCGCGACTACGCCGTCATCGTGAAGGAAGGGAAGAAGCGCCGGATCGACCTGCTGTGCCAGGATCGCAAAGGCGTGCTGGTGGCGGTCGAGGTCGTGTTCAATCCCTCGGTCGAGGATCTCGAGGAGACGCTCAGGTTGCTTGAATGGCTCAAAGGCAATATCGCGAGTTTCGGAAACGAGTTGACGGGGGGCAAGATGAAGGCTACGTCGATACGCGGCATGGTCGTCACCAACCGTGAGAAGCCGGAACTCGTCGAGAGATGCCTCCAGAACGGCATCAAACTGTGCGTCGTGACGAGCGGGTGCGTGATCGATGTCATCGAATGA